The following are encoded in a window of Gossypium raimondii isolate GPD5lz chromosome 13, ASM2569854v1, whole genome shotgun sequence genomic DNA:
- the LOC105781253 gene encoding uncharacterized protein LOC105781253 → MALLNPVKKLINVGKFGGRVASAVRRRYIQASSKQEAQACERAKETVQQGVNEAKEVSGNMKSKTHATANQLKNEEFGYVVLKVNKKANSKAQSAWDSAKGTAQKAKDNMFGKGDESKEVIKQNAEKIKQSMNKKD, encoded by the exons atggCTTTGTTAAACCCAGTTAAGAAACTTATCAATGTAGGCAAATTTGGAGGTAGAGTTGCTTCAGCTGTTAGGCGAAGATATATTCAA GCAAGTTCAAAGCAAGAGGCTCAAGCATGTGAGAGAGCAAAGGAAACTGTCCAACAAGGAGTTAATGAAGCAAAGGAGGTTAGTGGGAACATGAAATCTAAGACTCATGCGACTGCTAACCAattaa AAAATGAAGAGTTTGGATACGTAGTTTTGAAG GTGAACAAGAAGGCAAATAGCAAAGCGCAAAGTGCATGGGACTCCGCAAAAGGGACTGCTCAAAAGGCTAAAGACAATATGTTTGGAAAAGGCGATGAATCGAAGGAAGTTATTAAACAAAATGCAGAAAAGATTAAGCAAAGCATGAACAAAAAGGActga